The window CTGCAGTGGAGGTAGTGGTAGTGGTGGTCTCCCATTGCTGAGTGCCTGGGAGGGATCGCCAGAACAAAATGGCCTTTGGTGGAAGGGTCTGATGAGATCCCCAACACAGCTGCATGGTGAGAGCCTTGGGCTGGGATGAGGCCAGCAGCAAGAGGTTCCAGCACCAAGGATGTACACCCTGCATCCTCATCATATGCAATGCAGACAacctgcccagcacaggtgaACTGCCTTCCTAGAACCTCATCCTCTCCTTATCCCCTGGTTGTCACCAGGGCCAGGCATCAAAGAAGAGGATGGATGTGTGGGACAGATACACATTTCTGCCAGGCACCTTGCCCTTGCCATGGGCAAGCAtactgctgctttcctgctctggctgctgtgaCATCCATGGGCAAAGCCCACATGTGACCCATCAAACACAGCTGAGGTCCTTCAGAAGTGGGAGAGGGAATGAAGCTGAGGTGGGTAACGTGCCACAGTCCTAGTCTTGTACCCCTCGCCCATAAGCTCTGAAAATGGTGGGGAATGAGGTGGGGGAAATGAGCAAATCCCCAGTTTAGGGGCAGAATAAACATCAGCAGCAACCCTCCATGTCTTTGAGCGaaggaagaggctgcagccccaggcagggtgGAGCAGGTCGGCAGATGCAAGAATTTCATCTGCAAGGAGCAAGGAAATGTCCCGGAGCTGTTTGATCTTATTGTATGGAGGGAAGCGGGAGTGGGCGTCCAGCCTTGCTGGAACCAAACAAAGATTATAAATACCTCCACCATCAACAGCTCCTCGCCGACCTGGCCTGCCAGAGCCCCGGCTGCTGGCTGATTCCCAAGGGGAATAATGAGCTTTGGTTTCCATCCACCTCTCGAACACAGTGGCAGAGAGGAGCAAGAGTGCAcagcacacagctccagccacaaaGCTGAGGGGGGAATTATCCTGTGGAATGATACATGTGGGGGTAGCTTCTCTCATTGACTGCCTGCACGGCTGTGCCCAGCAGCAACATCCCCTGTTGGCTTCAATTCAGTCTCTACTGCCACTGGTGTCAATAAAGAAGTTTAAAAACATGTACTTTAAAAGCCCTGTGATGTGGCATTTAGGTGTGAAATGATGTCTGAGCAGTGGACAGTCTCAGAGAGGTGTCCCTTAGATCTCCAAGCCAGGTCTAGGTATATGTCTTTCCCTGATTCAATCCTTGGGTTTGAATTTGATGCCACACATGCTGCTAAGAATGCTGCCTGACATTAGAGTGCTTTGGGGCTTGTAGGGAGCTGGGTGGCACCTGGGCATCCAGGGGACCCTGACACAGGAGCTGTCCCTACCAGGAAGGGAGGACAGTCCCATGCAGTTTTGGGGAAGTTGGGAGCCTGTGGAAGATAAATTTAGTCTTCCCCCGTGTGCCCATCGGTGGCCACAGAAACATGTGATTCCCCAGCGCCATGCTGGGGGAAGGAATGAAAAGACTTCCCAAAACTCACATATGCTCTCATAAGTCCTGTGCCCAGCCAGGGAGCAGTGATGCATGTCCATAGCAAGGAGGCCCTGGTGGCCCTGGGAATGGAGAAACTTCAGTTTTGGCTCTGCTttggcacagggagctgcagtcCTGGAGCAAGGCTGCCTGCCACCCCCTTGCCCCATGCCTCTGTGGGGAACCACACCCCACCACATCCATGCCCCCAGGTCCCACAGGCACTTCTAAGGGTTGGTGAGAAGCCAGCAAGTTGTCAGGTACAAAAGAAGTCCTcgggctgggggggctgcaAATCAAACACACGCCGCCCTCGGGACAGCCCGGTGGAGCTGCTCCGGCAGAAAAGCTGCCTCGGTGCATGAACCCGGCTGCGCCTCCCCCGGGGCACCTTCGTCAGCCCTTCTCCCCCATCGAGCATAGCTGAAGCTCCCTGCTTGTCACTGGGATCAAAGGCAGGGGCCGGGGTGGGAAGGCAGGGTGTCAGCTGGGCCACTTGTGAAGCTCACTGCAGGAGCCAAGACCTCCAACTTGAACTCatttccctcccccccccccaggcaTCCTTACACACTTCTAAGGTCTGCGCTCCAGCATCACAGCTGCATCTCGTTTCAtctttggcaaagaaaagagGCAGCAGCGCTGGCTGGGGCCAGatgctgctggaaaagcccccccccccagctgggAGAGCGgggtcccagccctgcactgctgccagctggggagAACTGGGTGCTGGGGGTGAAACCCAGTCCCGCTTCCCAGCCACAGCTCTCCCACCACCAGCTGGGACAGGGCACATTCCCACGGCTTTCTGTGTTATTTCAGCAGGGtcagggctgtccctgtcctccTGTGGCTCTCGGGTTGGTCTGAGCATCACCAGGGTGTGGGATCTTTTCTGACTGGACTGGGATGTTGTTGGACATTTTGGAGCAGGGAAGATGCAAGCAGCACCACCACAGCATTCACGGAGCTGTGGGCTATGAGATGACAGGACCAAAAAGAAAAGCccaaagtaattaaaaataaatgtaagttACCCTAAAAATGTTGgctctcaggagctgctggactAATGTGTCATCTGCAACAATTGCTGCCTGTTGCACTGGGGATTGTCCCCATGCTTCGCAGGAGCAGGAAGGCTGGGAGATGAGAGTTGCAGGGTGGACTCAGGTTTTAGGAGTGGGAGGCTTTGCCAAAGCCAGCTTGGCATCCCTTGGCTTCACTCCCCACCCACACAGCTTGGCAGGGACCTTCCAAACCAGGTTGCCAGGAGCTCCCCAGCAAAGCAACCTATCCTGCCTATCCTGCGGCGTTATCCTGGGGCTCCGGGGAGCGCTCAGAGGGGCTGAGAGGATCCACAGAGCCCTGTGCCCCGCTAAGCAGGGCTTTTCTCCAGGCCAGTCCCACCAGCAAGCCCTCGGCGACAAGTGTCTACAGAGGAAGGAGCGCCACCTCCTGACGTTGGATGTCCCCAGGATTCCAGGAAACAgcttttgtggggcttttttccccaccatCCGCTGTTTTATCAGTCAGCAACAATCgcttcaaaaataaacaaacccaagTCTGGCACTGGGTTCCAAGACAAAGTAACTCCTCCTGCCAGACACACGCCGAGCATCTTCAACAACGACATTCTTCCAGGACTGCTTCCACCTAACTTAGGTGCCAATTTGACTAAAAATTCTCTCTGCTATCATTGTCACTTCAAAATCAGCAGCACCCCAGAGCTCCCACCACAAGCCACGGTAAAATTAAGTGCTTTTAGAGATTTTCATCATGATAGTCCATAGTTTGTCATGGATGCTCGCTCCCAGCACATCAATTTATCGTGATAATCTCAATTCCCTTGGATGCATCTGACTGGTGAGAcggaggcagcagcaggcagggttGGCTCAGAGTCATGCCTTCCCTAGTCAGCTAGTACATACCAGccttaaaaaaggaaaagcccaCCTAAGGCTAAcaggtgggggaaaaaaactcaTTGCTCCGAGCTGCCCATGAAACGGCAGGCTCAGGATGGACAGAAGTTGGGAATTCCACTTTTCTACATCAGAGGAATACTAATTTAAGTGTTAAATTAAGATGGATCTTCTCCACCTACCTGCCAATTTGAGACTTGtgacaaggggaaaaaaaattagcaggTGAGACCTCTCTTATTTCACTTGGCTGAAATCAGCCAGCAGGTTCATGTGTTAAATGAGGCTGACAGTGAGCCAGGCAGCTCTTTCACTCACCCGGTCTGGTTTCTAGGGAGACAAGGTAAatgtttttcctccttcttgccACCTTTTAACTCTTAGAAGGCTCTCACGCACCACCACAGGAAAAAACTCTACATTCCCACCTTTCCGCACTTCAGATAAGAGCAAATAGGGCCAAGCCAGGTCTGTTTCAGGGCCATGCTACACTTTGGTGTGAAGGTCTGGAGTTATAGCCTCAATTGCTGCCATGTCTCCAATTATGGTCAGTGAAGGACACACCAAACCATCTCCCCGGGAGCCAGCAGGGTATTTTAGGTCGGGCAGTAACACAACACCAGCGGCACTCACAGATCTTCTACCTCCTCAGAGGGTGGGATGCAGAtcatccccctccccacccgGGCAGGCCTGCTTCCGGTCACCTTTCAGCAGGGAAACTGCTTGCATTCAGAAAAATCCAGCTGTTCTGAGGCTGGGACATTTCACACcacctgctgcttttctgctgctctcagggaCAGCAACAAACTGCATTTGCAAAGTGTGCAGGCTACAGCCCCTGCCACAGACACTGGAAGGTTTCCATGGCAACAACCAGCTACCTAAAATTCAGTGCTTTGAAGTGTCTGGCTTATTTCAAAACCCATTTGACTCAAAGCTCTTTGTCCACCCAGCTGAGGACTGACAGATGGAGTAATATCTCAGCAACTGCAATCACATTTAGGGCCCCTGCTGTTTTACTATTTCACACAATCAGAGATGCCTTGCTCTGACCCACAATCTTTGCTCTGCAAAACCAGCACTACTATAGCAGCTTCATTTTCTCTAGAGCAACCCTGCTATAAGGTTAGCTCATGAGCTAAAACTTTATGGGCTTCTTTGGTTTGATCCACATGTAGAACCCTCAGTCAGAGTACCAGGCCTGACACACTGACATATACACAAAGaggcaaaattaatttctttaaaatatttattttttggtcTGAGagcacacagggcacaggacCATTCCACCTGTTAGGCTGCCTCCTCCTTTGCGATGCGATCCTTCTTGAGTGGTccctgaaaaaaaccacaaaaaacaagCTATGTAAACAGCAATCTGCACCAAAGACACATCTCATAAAGAAATATGAAGACTTAAGATAAAGAAATCAAGGCAAAAAGAGCTCTCCATGTTGCAACCCACTGGAAACCCCATGCCTCATCCCCAGAGGTTTTGGGGAAAGCTGAACGTGGCACAGCCACACTGGCCGACTCTGGATATGTCTGAGCAGCAATGCTGGTGCCACCTGGTGGGGAAGCTCCTGCTCGGCCCCAAGCTCCTGCCAGGGCCTCCCTCACAGCACTCCCAGCTGCCTTCTCCAGCAAGTGACAAACTGGGAATGCCACCACTGTGAGCACCCTCCTTGTGAGCTGCTCTTAGAGGAAATGGAGCAGTGCTTGTTTCCGTGCTTCAACACTCAACAACCTGTGCCCAAACACAGCAAACCCTCCGACACTGAGAGCTGTCCCAGGGGAAGTGGGACCCCAGGCCCCCTGCAGTTATAACCAAGCTGGCAGGAGGAGGCCTCCcaactgaagtttctgtttcacAGGAACCTGGGCCACATGACAGCCCAAAAGCCATCAGCTGCCATGAGCTCAAAGAACACAATAAATGTGCCAGGAAGAGCCCTTACCATGAAAGCCTTCTTCTCCTCAGCTGTCTGGAAGCGGCCATGACCAAATTTGGAGGTTGTGTCAATGAACTTCAAGTCAATCTTCTCCAGGGCCCGGCGCTTGGTCTGCACAAGCAGGGACTGAAAAGAGAGATGCCAGGTGAgtatgcagcagcagcagccttttAGCTTCCAGTACACTGGCTACTTCTTGTCACCTCTGTGGCTAATGCCTCCTTGATCCCTCTGATCTCAGAATTCAGCATGTGTAATCCATGTGCAATCAACACGTGACCATAAGCCATCTATGCTGCACCTCTGTCCTCCCAGGCTGGAGACTGGTCAGCTCCCTGCAGCACGAGCTCCACTCTGCCAGTGTCCTTCTGGCCACAAGACTTCTCAAGCCTAAACCATCACTACAGACAAGCCTGGACAGAGCTACCTGCAGAAATGACTTGGTGCCAGTCCCAAAGGCATTACTACGAGGTGGGTTTGTGTGGAAGGCTTGATCTTTCTAGCAAACCACTTGATTCCCCAGAACAGCACACACCACCTGCAccagaggcagcacagctccctttgAACTGTTCCAGCCCATGTGACAGCAGGTAGCACTACTCACCTTGCGCAGGGTCAGGACCCTCTTCTTGGTCCCCACAACACAGCCCTTCACCATGATGAAGTCATTGGTCACCTCACCGTAGTGGACAAAGCCTCCCTGAGGCAAGGAGAGAACAATCAGTGCCCTGTACCCAGCAGGACCACATCTGCCTACAGATCCACAGCACTTCTGGGCCTTGACCATTCCCACATCCACTGAAATCCTGTTTCCAGTATTGCCTTTCATTGATCAAGTTTCTTGATGTAGCCATTTAGTTGTTGCTGGAGGGCTTTTATTAAGAACAGCAGAAGAGGCtgacaaaaaagcaaaagcttctCCTGCTAAGTTATGCTTTGTACAAGCACCATTCAAGGTCTGCAACATCTCTGTCCTGCCACGTAACAAATGCAATTTCCATGTTATACAAATCAATATTGAGGATGACtaaacaccaccaccacctccaaCAGCAGCTGACTTATTTCAAGAGCTCTTCATTCAATTATTTTGTGACTTAAACCAAGCCCATTTGCCTCTTAAGATTGCAGGTCACAAGCAGACACttggcacagagctgcagcaacTCACCAGAGGGTTAATGCTCTTGTCAGACAAGTCATAATCAGTTGATGCATTGTTTTTGATCAGCTTTCCATCCTTGATTTGGTAACCTTGGCCAATCTTGTAAATCTAAAAACATAAAGTCTACTTAGCACAAGGCAGAAGAGCCTGTCATCAGATAAAATGTAAGGAATTTTACATAACCTCAGAGGAAAGAGTCTGCTACACTTAGAAAACACATGGCCATGCAAGAATTTTAGTTATCCAACATAAGCAACCATGACCACTGTCCCCAAGACAACATTCTAACAGACCAAAACAGCCCAAGCAGAGCTCCCCACTCTGCTCACTGTCACAGAGCAAGTGACATCAGGCAGCTCTCATCCTCCCCCAGCAGCTGAGAGACACCAACCTTCTTGTTGATCTCAGTGCGGTGGTGGTAGCCCTTCTGGCCCGCCCGGGCCACAGAGAAGGCCACGCGGGCAGGATGCCAGGCACCGATGCAGGCCACCTTGCGCAGGCCCCGGTGAGTCTTGCGCGGCAGCTTCTTGGTGTGCCAGCGGCTGGTGACACCTGCAAGGGACCAAAGCAGCCTGCTGTCAAGCTGAGATGTCACCAGAGTCTTCAACCACAGTTTAAGCTTCTACATCTTTTCAGCTGCAGTCCCCTCAGGCAACAAAGGGAAGCATAGACCCAGCATCCCAGGAATTAACATTTCCTGGTGAAGCTccctccctggctgtccctgggctgtgttctcaGAAGGAAGGCAGCATGGAATGACTCCTCATGGATGTCAGGCGCTGTGCCCAGCGCTCATTCCATGGTCTCATCATTGAACTGTGACAGCAGTATGGATTTACCTATCCAGCTCTTGGCACATGCACTTAAGAAAACTCAAGGCCAGGATCTCACTAAAAACTGTATCCTATCACAAAGAGAAGGACTTCCATGTGTTTACCTTTATATCCCTTGCCCTTGGTGACTCCAATGACATCTATCATCTCATCCTGGCCAAAGACTGTTGACACAGGCACTTGCTGTTCCAGCTTCTCCCGGGCCCAATCCACTTTCTCAGCAACAGTGCCACCATTCACCTGGATCTCCATCAGGTGAGACTTCTTCTGTCTCAGGGGGAGCAAGCGCATCTAGAACACAGAAAGCATAACATtcagctcctgctcttctcAAATGGACCCTGTATTAATAAGCCCAGCATCCTTTTAGCCCTGGCCGAatctatttttctaaaatgtaaaaCTTAAAGAAGGCCCTACAATAAGGGAGAAGGCTGTATAGTGGTTTGCAAGTCATTGCACCTGGAAGTTATAAACCACACACAGAAGCAGAGAGATCTGTAAACCCACAGCCATCAGCCAAATTCCACTGaagaacaagagacaagagGCAATAGTTTTAAACTGTAACAGGGTGGATTTAAATTGGACATAAGgaggattatttttattatgaggGTCATGAgtcactggcacaggctgcccagtaGAGCTCTGGATGCCCCACCCCTACAAGTGTTCagtcaggttggacagggacctggtctagtagaaagtgtccctgcccatagcatGGGAACTGGAcgatccttaaggtcccttccaacccaaacaattctgaTCCTTTGATAAAGCCTGCCACACTTAAGGCCACTTTGGGTTGGATCTCATTTACAGTTACTTCTGCTGTATTTAGTAGAGGGAACCAGTAAGAATATCAATAGAAGTTGCAACACTGTAGGAAATTAATTCTAGTAAAATCAGCCATCTTATTGCACTTAGAGCCAACTGAGAATTTAATGCATCTCCCAAGAAAGTTAGACTGAACACTGACAGCTGGGGAGACACCACATCACTCAGCAGAACACTCCCCGCAGCTGAGCAAGAGAAGCCACTGAAGTCTGAGTGCTTGCAATCCCAACAAAATGCAGCCTGAAACGATGCTGAGCACACAAACCCGAGTTCAATGTTGTCTGATTTTATTTGTAGCGGAAATAGAGTCCAAATCTACACAGAATTAGCAAATTACTGAGCCCAGAAAGTTTCTACTACAGCTCAGTCTCTTTCAGACACTCCTTCAAAATGAAACAGAGGTTGCCAAGGCTTCTCAAATATCctgtgagcacagctctgcagaaaatgaaattgtaaTGTGCTGAATGAACAGCATCAAGCTGCAGGGGAGGGCAGAAATCTCTCTACAGAGATGGAGAAGCCTGCTCTCTCAGAGGTTTCCAGAATAAATGAACCCACAGACACTTACCTGAGTGTGAGCCATAACTCTAATAACCTGGCAGTACTTCTTCATGCTATTGAAAtctttttccagctgctttttgcCCTCCTCATCTTGCCACTTCTTGCAGTATTTGGTGAAGGCCTTCTTCTTGGACTTGTGCcttcaggagcagagcagagacaaGGTTTGGCTAAGCCCTTCATCAATCCCCAGGATAGTGGGGTGAGCGGAAGGAGTTGCCACCTCAGTTGGCTTTGGCTCATTGCCAGCTTCTAATGACTCTTTTCCACTGGCAAGCGGAGCCTGGAGCTCATCAGACAGTGGCAAAATTGCCAAAGCTGAGCGGAGCTGCCATGAATTCCAAAGCACATTAACATTCAcactacagaaaacaaaagactgTAAGAAGATGTCAAACaataacagaataaaaacagattttcaaagcAATTGTGAGGTGACTGTGATCTGCTTCAAAATAACCTAATTTCCCCCCCTTGTCTGGCCAACAGCAAGGTCGTTACTAAAACACCCTTGAGAACTTTATTGCTCCACTCTGACGACTTTTCAGTCTGCCAAGTTCATAAACAGGCTGGAAGCTCCAGACACGCTGGAGCCACACTTGGGCAAACGCACACAGCAACAGTGCCTGGAACAGCAATCTCAAGTGACACTTGTCTTCCCCTTTCCTGAGAAAACAGGGCTACAGTCAGGACTCGACACTCAACAACAAGCGCCAGAGGCGATTTCCTTATGTCCGCCCGTCGAAGTATCATCACGTGTAGCCTGTTAAGGAGCTCTCAGGCCAAACCCAAAGTCACCACACCCACACCAAGAAGGGCACTACCTAAAGTTATGCTGCCACCCTCACGGAGCCATTCCATCAAATCTAAACACTAACTGCTAAAAAGCTGTGCTAGGAACATTGCAACCCAGCAGTAAAAAATATGAACCACGACCTGAGACCAGTCAAGGCCCTGCTCTCTCACCAGTTCTTGTAGAAGCGGCGCTTGCACTCGTCGCTGATGTGCTCGGCAAAGACGGTCTTGAAGCTACGGAGACCACGAGGAGTCTGCACATATCCCACGATGCCCACGATGACCATGGGAGGAGTCTCTATAATAGTGACTGCCTCCACCACCTCCTTCTTGTTCACCTCTGGATGGAAACAGAAATGCAGCACAATTAATTCCAGCAGGAACTCTTCTAACACCACCTGTTTTTTCTCACTCCCAAGTCCTCCATGTGGAAGGTTAAATGACTCAAGTTCTTTGCACAGAGATGATGCAGGGTAAAACAACCAACTCTGAAGCCATAATTTAATGCCATGCAAAACTCTGAGGCTGGCTCAGGAGAAAGATCAGCAAAACTGGACAGGCAAAATGGATGTCAGCAAGGATCCAGGACTGGACAATCTCCGAAAAAGCACTGAAGGCAGCTGACTTATGTCCCCAACATCCAGAAGAGCCATCCCAAGGAGAAGCCTGTTACTGTGCAGCTAAACCAAACTAGCCTTTAC is drawn from Poecile atricapillus isolate bPoeAtr1 chromosome W, bPoeAtr1.hap1, whole genome shotgun sequence and contains these coding sequences:
- the LOC131591568 gene encoding large ribosomal subunit protein uL3, giving the protein MSHRKFSAPRHGSLGFLPRKRSSRHRGKVKSFPKDDPSKPVHLTAFLGYKAGMTHIVREVDRPGSKVNKKEVVEAVTIIETPPMVIVGIVGYVQTPRGLRSFKTVFAEHISDECKRRFYKNWHKSKKKAFTKYCKKWQDEEGKKQLEKDFNSMKKYCQVIRVMAHTQMRLLPLRQKKSHLMEIQVNGGTVAEKVDWAREKLEQQVPVSTVFGQDEMIDVIGVTKGKGYKGVTSRWHTKKLPRKTHRGLRKVACIGAWHPARVAFSVARAGQKGYHHRTEINKKIYKIGQGYQIKDGKLIKNNASTDYDLSDKSINPLGGFVHYGEVTNDFIMVKGCVVGTKKRVLTLRKSLLVQTKRRALEKIDLKFIDTTSKFGHGRFQTAEEKKAFMGPLKKDRIAKEEAA